A genomic stretch from Sulfobacillus thermosulfidooxidans includes:
- a CDS encoding beta-class carbonic anhydrase — translation MLFETLDQQIKNYADWVLRRQRGIPNNRRLFVVACMDERLPVEEALGIDKGDAHIFRNAGGLVTDDVIRSAMLTTNFFGTEEIIIVNHTECGMMSAKTEALVQAMKDKVGNLEQVALDPSLPELTLSDPNAFGRWIKMFDDVDEISEAQVKFLRNHPFIPAHVTIHSYVYEVETARLRKPHERLAEHVNDARTMIEHAYLA, via the coding sequence ATGCTATTCGAAACCTTAGATCAACAAATCAAGAATTACGCTGATTGGGTTTTACGGCGTCAGCGGGGCATTCCCAACAACCGGCGGTTATTCGTTGTGGCGTGTATGGACGAAAGATTACCGGTTGAGGAGGCTTTAGGGATTGACAAGGGTGATGCCCATATTTTTCGTAATGCGGGCGGTCTGGTCACCGACGACGTTATTCGTTCCGCTATGTTGACGACGAACTTTTTTGGTACCGAGGAAATTATTATTGTCAATCACACGGAATGTGGGATGATGTCGGCCAAAACTGAGGCATTAGTGCAAGCCATGAAGGACAAAGTGGGCAATCTTGAACAGGTGGCTCTCGATCCCTCACTACCTGAATTGACATTGAGCGATCCGAATGCCTTTGGACGGTGGATTAAGATGTTTGATGACGTGGATGAGATTTCTGAGGCCCAAGTAAAATTTCTACGAAACCATCCCTTTATTCCGGCTCATGTCACTATTCACAGCTATGTTTATGAAGTGGAAACGGCTCGCTTACGCAAACCTCATGAACGTCTGGCAGAACATGTCAATGACGCACGGA